A genomic window from Mycobacteriales bacterium includes:
- a CDS encoding WhiB family transcriptional regulator, giving the protein MQPCLSEPFVEEERVDLELPCWGADPDLFFAESPADVERAKAMCLDCPIRLSCLAGALERREPWGVWGGEYFERGSIVPRKRPRGRPRKDAVAA; this is encoded by the coding sequence ATGCAGCCCTGTCTGTCCGAACCGTTCGTCGAGGAAGAGCGGGTCGACCTGGAGCTCCCCTGTTGGGGAGCCGACCCCGACCTGTTCTTCGCCGAGTCGCCGGCCGACGTCGAGCGGGCCAAGGCCATGTGCCTGGACTGCCCCATCCGGCTGAGCTGCCTCGCGGGTGCCCTCGAGCGGCGGGAGCCGTGGGGCGTCTGGGGTGGGGAGTACTTCGAGCGCGGCTCGATCGTCCCGCGCAAGCGGCCACGGGGCCGGCCCCGCAAGGACGCCGTCGCCGCGTGA